From the genome of Triticum aestivum cultivar Chinese Spring chromosome 3B, IWGSC CS RefSeq v2.1, whole genome shotgun sequence, one region includes:
- the LOC123065923 gene encoding uncharacterized protein, translating to MSSSQRTLRDVMMQEDRPTTMASRLLAPDASLSNPSFRNYYGVASAGSVPFHWESAPGTPKNDGFSSRALPPITPPPSYYSKTKITKSESSKKLLSSSRPASFVPTMFRRSHTMPAPSPSKECSRRKRLVASPPRSSFSSTSRGDDEEADGGAASPTSTLCFRARRSGGGTGRLHGMIASVVGR from the coding sequence ATGAGCTCGAGCCAGAGGACGCTCCGGGACGTGATGATGCAGGAGGACAGGCCGACCACCATGGCCAGCCGCCTCCTCGCCCCGGACGCCTCCCTCTCCAACCCCTCCTTCCGCAACTACTACGGCGTCGCCTCCGCGGGCTCGGTGCCGTTCCACTGGGAGTCGGCGCCGGGGACGCCCAAGAACGACGGCTTCTCGTCCAGGGCGCTCCCGCCCATCACGCCGCCACCTTCCTACTACAGCAAGACGAAGATCACCAAGTCAGAGTCCTCCAAGAAGCTGCTCTCATCCTCCAGGCCGGCCAGCTTCGTCCCGACGATGTTCCGCAGGAGCCACACGATGCCGGCTCCCTCGCCGTCCAAGGAGTGCAGCCGGAGGAAGAGGCTGGTGGCCAGCCCGCCGCGGTCGTCCTTCTCGTCGACGTCAAGGGGAGATGACGAAGAAGCGGACGGCGGGGCGGCGTCACCGACATCTACCCTGTGCTTCCGCGCCCGGCGCTCCGGCGGGGGAACCGGCAGGCTGCATGGGATGATTGCCTCCGTGGTGGGAAGGTAA